One region of Carya illinoinensis cultivar Pawnee chromosome 8, C.illinoinensisPawnee_v1, whole genome shotgun sequence genomic DNA includes:
- the LOC122274382 gene encoding uncharacterized protein LOC122274382 codes for MDKSWMQITDRFGSREYAKGVKEFLTLAQTYATREEIRCPCIRCSNNYFLPITQVERHLFIKGIDKNYTTWIFHGEEEDLILSDDDDNVHDPDEEDDFIDDVDVMLRDIWAAGFPDVPISDSFHAAGSTSVDTFSSRTFDQLLADSRRPLYEGCTKYSKLSFTVKLLHIKTLGGWSVKSFDMLLHLLKSAFPNALLPNSYQESRNLEKGLGFTYTKIHVCPNDCILYWRENVDKDECPKYKLSRWKFSNTKKRRIPQKVLRHFPLKPRLQRLFMSQKTSVDMRWHKDQRVMQQDILSHPADSEVWTTFDQKHAWFAEDPRNVRLGLASDGFNPFNNLAKPYSVWPVILVPYNLPPWLCMKDPFFITSLLIPGPRSPGNEIDVYLQPLIDELIDLWDNGVDTYDAKAKETFRLHAALLWTINDFPAYGNLSGWSTKGKMACPSCKEETDSMWLTYSRKHCYMGHRRFLPPGHIWRKKKTIFNGSAEHRDPPTIYSGEDVLIQLQNIPDANFGKSIKKRKHTTEEFNWTKKSIFFQLPYWSTIKIRHNLDVMHIEKNICDNILGTLMNISGKTKDHPNARRDLSTLNIREELHLIQDGQRISMPQACYTLYGAERTGFCNWLHGVKFPDGFASNIARCVSVSDCKISGMKSHDCHIFMQRLLPVAISGYLRQDVRLALTELSTFFKELCARTCKKEVLERL; via the coding sequence ATGGACAAGAGTTGGATGCAAATCACTGATAGATTTGGATCTAGGGAATATGCTAAAGGAGTGAAGGAGTTCCTTACCTTGGCCCAAACTTATGCTACAAGGGAGGAAATTCGTTGCCCATGTATCAGATGTTCAAATAATTACTTCCTACCAATAACCCAAGTAGAGAGACACTTGTTTattaaaggtattgacaagaatTACACGACGTGGATTTTTCAtggtgaagaagaagatttaatcctaagtgatgatgatgataatgtgcATGATCCTGATGAAGAGGATGACTTCATTGATGATGTTGATGTTATGTTACGAGATATTTGGGCTGCCGGATTTCCTGATGTTCCCATAAGTGATTCATTCCATGCTGCGGGTTCCACATCGGTCGATACCTTTTCATCTCGGACTTTTGACCAGCTGTTGGCTGATTCCCGACGTCCTCTTTATGAAGGTTGTACAAAGTATTCTAAACTATCATTCACTGTCAAGTTGCTAcacattaaaacacttggtggTTGGAGTGTAAAGTCTTTCGACATGCTTTTACACTTGTTGAAGTCAGCTTTTCCCAATGCCCTTTTGCCAAACTCATATCAAGAATCACGTAACTTGGAAAAAGGGCTGGGCTTTACTTACACCAAGATACATGTTTGTCCAAATGACTGCATACTTTATTGGAGAGAAAATGTGGATAAAGATGAATGCCCGAAATATAAACTTTCAAGGTGGAAATTCAGCAACACTAAGAAGAGGCGAATTCCTCAAAAGGTTTTAAGACATTTTCCGTTGAAGCCAAGGTTGCAGAGATTGTTTATGTCACAAAAAACATCAGTTGATATGAGGTGGCACAAGGATCAGCGTGTCATGCAGCAAGATATTCTAAGtcatcctgctgactctgagGTGTGGACGACATTTGATCAAAAGCATGCTTGGTTTGCAGAAGATCCAAGAAATGTTAGGCTTGGTTTAGCTAGCGATGGTTTcaacccatttaataatttggctaagccTTATAGCGTATGGCCAGTGATTCTTGTCCCTTACAACTTACCTCCGTGGTTGTGCATGAAGGATCCATTTTTTATCACTTCACTCTTGATTCCTGGACCAagatcaccaggaaatgaaatcgATGTCTATCTTCAACCTTTAATAGATGAATTGATTGATCTATGGGATAATGGTGTTGATACATACGATGCAAAGGCCAAAGAGACTTTCAGATTGCATGCAGCATTGCTATGGACAATTAACGACTTTCCTGCTTATGGAAACCTCTCCGggtggagtactaaggggaagatGGCATGTCCATCGTGCAAGGAAGAAACAGATTCAATGTGGTTGACATATAGCCGAAAGCATTGTTACATGGGTCATCGCAGATTCTTGCCACCGGGCCACatctggagaaagaaaaagactatTTTTAATGGCAGTGCAGAGCATCGTGACCCACCTACAATTTATTCAGGAGAAGATGTACTCATTCAACTCCAAAATATTCCTGATGCAAATTTTGGCAAAtccataaagaaaagaaagcatacCACAGAGGAGTTCAATTGGACCAAGAAAAGTATCTTCTTTCAATTGCCATATTGGTCAACTATAAAGAttagacataatctagatgtaATGCACATTGAGAAGAACATATGTGACAACATCTTAGGAACTTTGATGAATATCTCTGGCAAAACTAAAGATCATCCTAATGCACGTCGTGACCTTTCCACTCTCAATATAAGGGAGGAGTTACACCTTATTCAGGATGGACAACGCATTAGTATGCCACAAGCATGTTATACGTTGTATGGAGCTGAGCGGACTGGTTTTTGTAATTGGTTGCACGGTGTGAAATTCCCGGATGGCTTCGCTTCAAACATTGCCAGATGTGTTAGTGTAAGTGACTGCAAAATCTCGgggatgaaaagtcatgattgccaTATTTTCATGCAAAGATTACTTCCTGTTGCAATTTCTGGATACTTACGCCAAGATGTACGGTTGGCATTAACTGAGCTAAGCACTTTCTTCAAAGAATTGTGTGCTAGAACATGTAAGAAGGAAGTCTTAGAGCGGCTTTAG